One window from the genome of Breoghania sp. L-A4 encodes:
- a CDS encoding BA14K family protein, which produces MNIRQLARRLLVPGLFGLALAVAPASASTVPASQSGIAAVGATTVTPPMLAAAAATPLVLAQYYEPWPRYRRPRWDRPRYRRPPPRRDYRPRRAGSRHVRWCLNRYRSYNPRTDQYLGYDGRYHYCRSPFR; this is translated from the coding sequence ATGAATATTCGTCAATTGGCACGACGGCTTCTTGTTCCGGGCCTGTTTGGGCTCGCCCTCGCCGTCGCCCCCGCGTCGGCTTCCACTGTCCCCGCGTCCCAGTCAGGCATTGCGGCTGTGGGCGCCACCACCGTGACGCCGCCAATGCTGGCTGCCGCGGCGGCGACGCCCCTTGTTCTGGCCCAGTACTACGAGCCGTGGCCACGCTACCGCCGTCCGCGCTGGGACCGTCCGCGCTATCGCCGCCCGCCGCCGCGGCGCGATTACCGGCCGCGCCGCGCCGGCAGCCGCCATGTGCGCTGGTGCCTGAACCGCTACCGGTCCTACAACCCGCGCACGGACCAGTATCTGGGATACGACGGGCGCTACCACTACTGCCGCAGCCCGTTCCGCTGA
- a CDS encoding F0F1 ATP synthase subunit B, whose translation MDATFFALVALILFFGVIVWAKVPGKITGALDSRADAIRDELDEARRLREEAQSLLADYQRKRQEAEGEAEAIIAEAKREAEILTAETNAALEEMIARRTKAAESKIAQAESQAIAEVRARAADVAVLAAEKILTAKVTDAAADKLIADGIAEIKGALN comes from the coding sequence ATGGACGCGACATTCTTCGCTCTGGTTGCACTGATCCTGTTCTTCGGCGTGATCGTCTGGGCCAAGGTTCCGGGCAAGATCACCGGCGCGCTCGACTCGCGCGCCGACGCCATCAGGGACGAGCTCGACGAAGCCCGCCGCCTGCGCGAGGAAGCGCAGTCGCTGCTGGCCGACTATCAGCGCAAGCGCCAGGAGGCCGAGGGCGAGGCGGAGGCGATCATCGCCGAAGCCAAGCGCGAGGCCGAAATCCTGACGGCGGAAACCAACGCCGCCCTCGAGGAGATGATCGCGCGCCGGACCAAGGCCGCGGAATCGAAGATCGCCCAGGCCGAAAGCCAGGCGATCGCCGAGGTCCGGGCTCGCGCAGCCGACGTCGCCGTCTTGGCGGCCGAGAAGATTCTCACCGCCAAGGTGACGGATGCGGCGGCCGACAAGCTCATCGCCGACGGCATCGCCGAAATCAAGGGCGCGCTGAACTGA
- a CDS encoding glycosyltransferase — MFAVVIPTRNSEATLVEVLAALVPAAADGIVREVIVADAGSTDATEAIADGAGCRWVVVSGGRGGQLAAGAAAAKRGTWLMFLEPDCILEAGWHHEVAGFVERAERSARADTVAGRFRYAVDELGWTARLKEWWACTRSIVFGIGYANQGLVLSRQLYDRLGGHRPLEVMADADFVRRLGRRRIVHLGVRAETRSVAREAERGFGAALRAALRPMLFWLRVPSPLIGRLCGTSR; from the coding sequence ATGTTTGCAGTTGTGATCCCGACCCGAAATTCAGAAGCCACGCTCGTCGAGGTGCTGGCGGCGCTTGTGCCTGCCGCGGCCGACGGCATCGTCAGGGAAGTGATTGTCGCTGACGCCGGTTCGACTGATGCGACGGAGGCGATCGCGGACGGCGCCGGTTGCCGCTGGGTGGTGGTGTCCGGCGGGCGCGGCGGACAGCTGGCCGCCGGCGCCGCAGCGGCCAAGCGCGGCACCTGGCTGATGTTTCTGGAGCCCGATTGTATTCTGGAGGCTGGCTGGCACCATGAAGTGGCGGGTTTCGTCGAACGGGCGGAACGCTCGGCGCGCGCCGACACTGTTGCGGGGCGCTTCCGCTATGCCGTCGATGAACTCGGTTGGACCGCCCGGCTGAAGGAATGGTGGGCCTGCACCCGCAGCATCGTCTTCGGCATCGGCTATGCCAATCAGGGGCTGGTCCTGTCGCGCCAATTGTACGACCGGCTTGGCGGCCACAGGCCGCTTGAGGTGATGGCGGACGCCGATTTCGTGCGCCGCCTCGGCCGCCGGCGCATCGTGCATCTGGGCGTGCGGGCGGAGACCAGAAGCGTCGCTCGGGAGGCCGAGCGCGGTTTTGGCGCGGCCCTGCGCGCGGCGCTTCGGCCGATGCTGTTCTGGCTGCGCGTGCCGTCCCCGCTCATCGGCCGGCTGTGCGGCACCTCACGCTGA